A single region of the Streptomyces vilmorinianum genome encodes:
- a CDS encoding DJ-1/PfpI family protein, with the protein MAKILIVTGDAAESLEVMYPYQRLLEEGYEVHIAAPARKQLRFVVHDFEPGYDTYTEKPGYTWPADLAFSEVDPGDYVAVVIPGGRAPEYLRNDPELRKILKSFFDADKPVAQICHGPLLTAAIGGLEGRRVTAYPALELDMQAAGASFQDTAAVVDGLLVSSRAWPDHPTWMREFLKLLRAKA; encoded by the coding sequence ATGGCGAAGATCTTGATCGTGACAGGGGATGCGGCGGAATCGCTGGAGGTCATGTACCCCTACCAGCGGCTTCTCGAGGAGGGGTACGAGGTCCACATCGCGGCGCCGGCGCGCAAACAGCTGCGGTTCGTGGTGCACGACTTCGAGCCGGGCTACGACACGTACACCGAGAAGCCGGGGTACACCTGGCCCGCCGACCTGGCGTTCTCGGAGGTGGATCCGGGCGACTACGTGGCGGTGGTGATCCCGGGCGGCCGGGCGCCGGAGTACCTCCGCAACGACCCGGAGCTCCGCAAGATCCTCAAGTCGTTCTTCGACGCGGACAAGCCGGTGGCCCAGATCTGCCACGGCCCGCTCCTGACGGCGGCGATCGGCGGCCTGGAGGGCCGCAGGGTCACGGCGTACCCGGCCCTGGAACTGGACATGCAGGCGGCGGGCGCGAGCTTCCAGGACACCGCAGCGGTCGTCGACGGCCTCCTGGTCTCCTCCCGCGCCTGGCCGGACCACCCGACCTGGATGCGCGAATTCCTGAAGCTCCTCCGCGCGAAGGCCTGA
- a CDS encoding NAD-glutamate dehydrogenase, which produces MQTKLDEAKAELLARAARVAETGPVGGQLPTGPENGERPDRDTLIDYLQRYYLHTAPEDIADRDPVDVFGAALSHYRLAENRPQGTANVRVHTPTVEENGWTCSHSVVEVVTDDMPFLVDSVTNELSRQGRGIHVVIHPQVLVRRDLTGKLIEVLTTELRGELPHDVLTESWIHVEIDRETDRADLKQITTDLLRVLSDVRETVEDWEKMRDAALRIAENLPDEPTADDLRPTEVEEARELLRWLSADHFTFLGYREYELVNGDALAAVPGTGLGILRSDPQHSGADDHHAHPVSPSFSRLPADARAKAREHKLLVLTKANSRATVHRPSYLDYVGVKKFDAEGNVIGERRFLGLFSSAAYTESVRRVPVVSRKVQEVLDGAGFSPNSHDGRDLLQILETYPRDELFQTPPDELREIVTSVLYLQERRRLRLYLRQEEYGRFYSALVYLPRDRFNTTVRERLTDILKEELGGTSVDFTLMSTESVLTRLHFVVRVAPGTELTHLTDADKERIEARLVEAARSWADGFAEALNAETGEERAAELLRKYGNAFPEGYKADHSPRAAVADLVHLEQLSRSGKEFALSLYEPVGAGPGERRFKIYKSGDQISLSAVLPVLNRLGVEVIDERPYELRCADRTHAWVYDFGLRMPSPTANGQSFSEDARERFQEAFAATWTGEAENDGFNSLVLSAGLNWREAMMLRAYAKYLRQAGSTFSQDYMEDTLRNNVHTTRLLVSLFEARMSPERQRAGSELIDGLLEELDGALDQVASLDEDRILRSFLTVIKATLRTNFFQSASEGSDNRGQTTDGEQPHPYVSMKFDPQAIPDLPAPRPAYEIWVYSPRVEGVHLRFGKVARGGLRWSDRREDFRTEILGLVKAQMVKNTVIVPVGAKGGFVAKQLPDPSLDRDAWLAEGIASYKTFISALLDITDNLVAGEVVPPVDVVRHDEDDTYLVVAADKGTATFSDIANDVAVSYGFWLGDAFASGGSAGYDHKGMGITARGAWESVKRHFRELGHDTQTQDFTVVGVGDMSGDVFGNGMLLSEHIRLVAAFDHRHIFIDPTPDAAVSYAERRRLFELPRSSWADYKTELLSAGGGIHPRTAKSIPVNAQMRAALGIEAGITKMTPAELMQAILHSPVDLLWNGGIGTYVKSSAESHTDVGDKANDSIRVNGEDLRVKVVGEGGNLGLTQLGRIEFARKGGPDGAGGKVNTDAIDNSAGVDTSDHEVNIKILLNGLVSEGDMTVKQRNKILAEMTDEVGALVLRNNYAQNTALANAIAQSPSLLHAHQRFMRRLGRDGALDRSLEFLPNDRQIRELLNNARGLSQPELAVLLAYTKITVADELIGTELPDDPYLRGLLHAYFPTQLREKFPDAIDAHALRREIITTILVNDTVNTGGSTFLHRLREETGASIEEIVRAQTAARAIFRLGAVWDAVEALDNRVPADVQTRMRLHSRRLVERGTRWLLGNRPQPLQLAETIDFFGERVEEVWAELPQLLRGADLEWYQSILDELTGVGVPEELALRVAGFSSAFPTLDIVAIADRTAKAPMAVAEVYYDLADRLRITQLMDRIIELPRADRWQSMARASIREDLFAAHAALTADVLSAGNGSATPEERFKSWEQKNVAILGRARTTLEEIQGSETFDLANLSVAMRTMRQLLRAHS; this is translated from the coding sequence ATGCAGACCAAGCTGGACGAAGCCAAGGCCGAGCTGCTCGCACGGGCCGCCCGGGTAGCTGAGACCGGTCCGGTCGGGGGGCAACTTCCGACGGGGCCCGAGAACGGGGAGCGCCCGGACAGGGACACCCTGATCGACTACCTCCAGCGCTACTACCTGCACACCGCCCCCGAGGACATCGCCGACCGTGACCCGGTGGACGTCTTCGGCGCCGCTCTCTCGCACTACCGGCTCGCGGAGAACCGCCCCCAGGGCACCGCGAACGTCCGCGTCCACACCCCGACGGTCGAGGAGAACGGCTGGACCTGCAGCCACTCCGTCGTCGAGGTCGTCACCGACGACATGCCGTTCCTCGTCGACTCGGTCACCAACGAGCTCTCCCGCCAGGGCCGCGGCATCCACGTCGTGATCCACCCGCAGGTCCTCGTCCGCCGCGACCTGACCGGCAAGCTCATCGAGGTCCTGACCACCGAGCTCAGGGGCGAGCTGCCCCACGACGTGCTCACCGAGTCCTGGATCCACGTCGAGATCGACCGCGAGACCGACCGCGCCGACCTGAAGCAGATCACCACCGACCTGCTGCGCGTGCTGTCCGACGTCCGCGAGACCGTCGAGGACTGGGAGAAGATGCGCGACGCCGCGCTGCGCATCGCCGAGAACCTGCCCGACGAGCCCACCGCCGACGATCTGCGTCCCACCGAGGTCGAGGAGGCCCGGGAGCTGCTGCGCTGGCTCTCCGCCGACCACTTCACCTTCCTCGGCTACCGCGAGTACGAGCTGGTCAACGGAGACGCGCTGGCCGCCGTCCCCGGCACCGGCCTCGGCATCCTGCGCTCCGACCCGCAGCACAGCGGCGCGGACGACCACCACGCCCACCCCGTCTCGCCGTCCTTCAGCCGGCTGCCCGCCGACGCCCGCGCCAAGGCGCGCGAGCACAAGCTGCTGGTCCTCACCAAGGCCAACAGCCGCGCCACCGTGCACCGCCCCTCGTACCTCGACTACGTGGGCGTGAAGAAGTTCGACGCCGAGGGCAACGTCATCGGGGAGCGCCGCTTCCTGGGCCTGTTCTCCTCCGCCGCGTACACCGAGTCCGTCCGCCGCGTGCCGGTCGTCAGCCGCAAGGTCCAGGAGGTCCTGGACGGCGCCGGCTTCTCGCCCAACAGCCACGACGGCCGCGACCTGCTCCAGATCCTGGAGACGTACCCGCGCGACGAGCTCTTCCAGACCCCGCCCGACGAGCTGCGCGAGATCGTCACCAGCGTCCTGTACCTGCAGGAACGCCGCCGGCTGCGGCTCTACCTGCGCCAGGAGGAGTACGGCCGCTTCTACTCGGCCCTGGTCTACCTGCCGCGCGACCGCTTCAACACCACCGTCCGCGAGCGCCTGACCGACATCCTCAAGGAGGAGCTCGGCGGCACCAGTGTCGACTTCACGCTCATGAGCACCGAGTCGGTGCTCACCCGGCTGCACTTCGTCGTGCGCGTCGCGCCCGGCACCGAGCTGACCCACCTCACCGACGCCGACAAGGAGCGCATCGAGGCCCGGCTCGTCGAGGCCGCCCGCTCCTGGGCCGACGGCTTCGCCGAGGCCCTCAACGCGGAGACCGGCGAGGAGCGCGCCGCCGAGCTGCTGCGCAAGTACGGCAACGCCTTCCCCGAGGGCTACAAGGCCGACCACTCGCCGCGCGCCGCCGTGGCCGACCTGGTCCACCTGGAGCAGCTGAGCCGCAGCGGCAAGGAGTTCGCGCTCTCGCTGTACGAGCCGGTCGGCGCCGGCCCCGGGGAGCGCCGCTTCAAGATCTACAAGTCCGGCGACCAGATCTCCCTCTCCGCCGTGCTGCCGGTGCTCAACCGGCTCGGCGTCGAGGTCATCGACGAGCGTCCGTACGAGCTGCGCTGCGCCGACCGCACGCACGCGTGGGTCTACGACTTCGGTCTGCGGATGCCCTCCCCGACCGCCAACGGCCAGTCCTTCTCCGAGGACGCCCGTGAGCGGTTCCAGGAGGCCTTCGCCGCGACCTGGACCGGCGAGGCCGAGAACGACGGCTTCAACTCGCTGGTGCTCAGCGCCGGGCTGAACTGGCGCGAGGCGATGATGCTGCGCGCCTACGCGAAGTACCTGCGGCAGGCCGGTTCGACGTTCAGCCAGGACTACATGGAGGACACCCTCCGTAACAACGTCCACACCACCCGGCTGCTCGTCTCCCTCTTCGAGGCCCGGATGTCCCCGGAGCGCCAGCGCGCCGGCAGCGAGCTGATCGACGGGCTCCTGGAGGAGCTGGACGGCGCCCTCGACCAGGTCGCGAGCCTGGACGAGGACCGGATCCTCCGCTCCTTCCTCACCGTCATCAAGGCGACGCTGCGGACGAATTTCTTCCAGAGCGCCAGCGAGGGAAGCGACAACAGGGGCCAGACGACGGACGGCGAGCAGCCGCACCCGTACGTGTCGATGAAGTTCGACCCGCAGGCCATCCCCGACCTCCCGGCGCCCCGCCCGGCGTACGAGATCTGGGTGTACTCGCCGCGCGTCGAGGGCGTCCACCTGCGCTTCGGCAAGGTCGCCCGAGGGGGCTTGCGCTGGTCCGACCGCCGTGAGGACTTCCGTACCGAGATCCTCGGCCTGGTCAAGGCGCAGATGGTGAAGAACACCGTCATCGTGCCCGTCGGCGCCAAGGGCGGCTTCGTCGCCAAGCAGCTCCCGGACCCGTCCCTGGACCGCGACGCCTGGCTGGCCGAGGGCATCGCCTCGTACAAGACGTTCATCTCGGCGCTGCTCGACATCACCGACAACCTGGTCGCGGGCGAGGTCGTCCCGCCGGTCGACGTGGTCCGCCACGACGAGGACGACACCTACCTCGTCGTCGCCGCCGACAAGGGCACCGCGACCTTCTCCGACATCGCCAACGACGTCGCCGTCAGCTACGGCTTCTGGCTCGGCGACGCCTTCGCCTCGGGCGGCTCGGCCGGCTACGACCACAAGGGCATGGGCATCACCGCCCGCGGCGCCTGGGAGTCCGTCAAGCGGCACTTCCGCGAGCTCGGCCACGACACCCAGACCCAGGACTTCACCGTCGTCGGCGTCGGCGACATGTCCGGTGACGTCTTCGGCAACGGCATGCTGCTCTCCGAGCACATCCGCCTGGTCGCGGCCTTCGACCACCGCCACATCTTCATCGACCCGACCCCGGACGCGGCCGTCTCGTACGCCGAGCGGCGCCGCCTCTTCGAGCTGCCCCGCAGCTCCTGGGCCGACTACAAGACCGAGCTGCTCTCCGCGGGCGGCGGCATCCACCCCCGTACCGCCAAGTCGATCCCGGTCAACGCGCAGATGCGCGCGGCCCTCGGCATCGAGGCCGGCATCACCAAGATGACCCCGGCCGAGCTGATGCAGGCGATCCTCCACTCGCCGGTCGACCTGCTGTGGAACGGCGGCATCGGTACGTACGTCAAGTCGTCCGCCGAGTCGCACACGGACGTCGGCGACAAGGCGAACGACTCCATCCGCGTCAACGGCGAGGACCTGCGGGTCAAGGTCGTCGGCGAGGGCGGCAACCTGGGTCTGACCCAGCTCGGCCGTATCGAGTTCGCCCGCAAGGGCGGCCCCGACGGCGCGGGCGGCAAGGTCAACACCGACGCCATCGACAACAGCGCCGGCGTGGACACCTCCGACCACGAGGTGAACATCAAGATCCTGCTCAACGGGCTCGTCTCCGAGGGCGACATGACCGTGAAGCAGCGCAACAAGATCCTCGCCGAGATGACGGACGAGGTCGGCGCGCTCGTGCTGCGCAACAACTACGCGCAGAACACCGCCCTGGCCAATGCCATCGCCCAGTCGCCGTCCCTGCTCCACGCCCACCAGCGCTTCATGCGCCGCCTGGGCCGTGACGGTGCCCTGGACCGTTCGCTGGAGTTCCTGCCCAACGACCGGCAGATCCGCGAGCTGCTCAACAACGCCAGGGGCCTGAGCCAGCCGGAGCTCGCCGTCCTGCTCGCGTACACCAAGATCACGGTGGCCGACGAGCTGATCGGCACCGAGCTGCCGGACGACCCGTACCTGCGCGGGCTGCTGCACGCCTACTTCCCGACGCAGCTGCGCGAGAAGTTCCCCGACGCGATCGACGCGCACGCCCTGCGCCGCGAGATCATCACCACGATCCTGGTCAACGACACCGTCAACACCGGTGGCTCGACCTTCCTGCACCGCCTCCGCGAGGAGACCGGCGCGTCGATCGAGGAGATCGTCCGCGCGCAGACCGCCGCCCGCGCCATCTTCCGGCTCGGCGCGGTCTGGGACGCCGTCGAGGCGCTCGACAACCGGGTCCCGGCCGATGTCCAGACCCGGATGCGGCTGCACTCCCGCCGTCTGGTCGAGCGCGGTACGCGCTGGCTGCTCGGCAACCGGCCGCAGCCGCTCCAGCTCGCCGAGACGATCGACTTCTTCGGGGAGCGCGTGGAGGAGGTCTGGGCCGAGCTGCCGCAGCTGCTGCGCGGCGCGGACCTGGAGTGGTACCAGTCGATCCTGGACGAGCTGACGGGCGTGGGCGTTCCGGAGGAGCTCGCCCTGCGGGTCGCCGGCTTCTCCTCCGCCTTCCCGACGCTCGACATCGTCGCGATCGCGGACCGGACCGCCAAGGCCCCGATGGCGGTCGCCGAGGTCTACTACGACCTGGCCGACCGGCTGCGGATCACCCAGCTCATGGACCGGATCATCGAGCTGCCGCGCGCCGACCGGTGGCAGTCGATGGCCCGCGCCTCCATCCGCGAGGACCTGTTCGCCGCGCACGCCGCCCTCACGGCGGACGTGCTCTCGGCGGGCAACGGGAGCGCGACGCCGGAGGAGCGGTTCAAGTCCTGGGAGCAGAAGAACGTGGCGATCCTCGGCCGGGCGCGCACCACGCTGGAGGAGATCCAGGGCTCGGAGACCTTCGACCTGGCGAACCTGTCGGTGGCGATGCGGACGATGCGTCAGCTGCTGCGTGCGCACAGCTAG
- a CDS encoding glycosyltransferase family 87 protein, which yields MLLLLLRDSLGVGGVGREVYVLYQFWYRQFAHGTFPVNDVTWQYPPGAGLVIMSPGVLPWLTYFQAFVALTLLADAAVTLALARADSDRVTHGAWVWVCGLPLLLHIPLARYDVQVTALAVLALLALTTRSAAGHRLGGVLAGLGALVKVWPVLTLIGTPRGRTTRDAWISAAATAAALLATLALCFSHSLGFLRQQGGRGVQIESLGGTALALARATGSWPGRVQYRYGAFEYVGPYVSSVGRVALLLTVLAFVWLLLWRVRARTWNEATPLDAALAAVLLFTVTSRVISPQYMIWLLGLAAVCLTSRRTVMRPVALLLLPTAGLSSLAYPVLYDEVVAGSWPGVAVMVVRNGLLLAAALLAARRLWTSAVAVPA from the coding sequence GGGCGTGGGCGGCGTGGGACGTGAGGTGTACGTCCTCTACCAGTTCTGGTACCGGCAGTTCGCCCACGGCACCTTCCCCGTGAACGACGTCACCTGGCAGTACCCGCCCGGCGCCGGACTGGTCATCATGTCCCCCGGCGTGCTGCCCTGGCTCACCTACTTCCAGGCCTTCGTCGCCCTCACCCTCCTCGCCGACGCCGCCGTCACCCTCGCGCTCGCCCGCGCCGACAGTGACCGCGTCACGCACGGCGCCTGGGTATGGGTCTGCGGACTCCCGCTGCTCCTGCACATCCCCCTCGCCCGGTACGACGTCCAGGTCACCGCCCTCGCCGTGCTCGCCCTGCTCGCTCTGACGACCCGCTCGGCCGCCGGGCACCGTCTCGGCGGGGTGCTCGCCGGGCTCGGCGCGCTGGTGAAGGTGTGGCCGGTGCTCACCCTGATCGGCACCCCCCGGGGCCGTACCACCCGCGATGCCTGGATCTCCGCCGCCGCCACCGCCGCGGCCCTCCTCGCCACGCTCGCGCTCTGCTTCTCGCACTCGCTCGGCTTCCTGCGCCAGCAGGGCGGCCGCGGCGTCCAGATCGAGTCGCTGGGCGGCACCGCGCTGGCGCTGGCCAGGGCGACGGGCAGCTGGCCGGGCAGGGTCCAGTACCGCTACGGCGCCTTCGAGTACGTCGGCCCGTACGTCTCCAGCGTGGGCCGGGTCGCGCTGCTCCTGACAGTCCTCGCCTTCGTCTGGCTGCTGCTGTGGCGGGTGCGGGCGCGCACCTGGAACGAGGCGACCCCGCTGGACGCCGCCCTCGCCGCCGTACTGCTGTTCACCGTCACCAGCCGGGTGATCAGCCCCCAGTACATGATCTGGCTCCTCGGCCTCGCCGCCGTCTGTCTGACCTCCCGGCGGACCGTGATGCGTCCCGTGGCGCTGCTGCTCCTGCCGACGGCCGGGCTGAGCTCGCTCGCGTACCCGGTCCTCTACGACGAGGTGGTGGCCGGCTCCTGGCCGGGTGTGGCCGTGATGGTGGTCCGCAACGGGCTGCTGCTCGCGGCGGCGCTGCTGGCCGCGCGGCGCCTGTGGACCTCGGCGGTCGCCGTCCCCGCCTGA